One genomic region from Ralstonia pseudosolanacearum encodes:
- a CDS encoding response regulator transcription factor → MQIDLAMKKTPEFIFSGARNLCEPFFNETGLNSFSYSRLFMDGTRSEVWSDAGAFEHTFHKARYIVGAYTPQYFEQRERYSILERKVETYPAHLRTRYRQQLADQRDYFDYDHCFAILNQNHDFCEYFIFYAPRSNVMALNFYLNNFDRLENFSSYFLQAAAGLIEQADQYRIHRTVNPPPVVTSIEAPAQRTFPGEKTMFTPREDDVARLLVTGATAKEIGNTLGISHRTVESHLEHMKQKLGCTKKSMLVKELLAKQHAHYLMHQ, encoded by the coding sequence ATGCAGATTGACCTTGCGATGAAGAAAACACCGGAATTCATTTTTTCAGGCGCCCGCAATTTATGCGAACCGTTCTTCAATGAAACCGGATTAAATTCTTTCTCGTATTCGCGCCTGTTCATGGATGGCACGCGATCCGAAGTGTGGAGCGACGCCGGAGCGTTCGAACACACCTTCCATAAGGCCCGCTACATTGTCGGCGCCTATACGCCGCAATATTTCGAACAGCGTGAACGCTATTCCATTTTAGAAAGGAAGGTTGAAACCTATCCTGCACATCTTCGAACACGCTACCGCCAGCAACTCGCGGATCAACGTGATTACTTTGATTACGACCACTGTTTTGCGATATTGAATCAGAACCATGATTTCTGCGAATATTTTATTTTTTACGCACCGCGCAGCAATGTCATGGCACTCAATTTCTACCTGAACAATTTTGATCGCCTCGAGAATTTTTCGAGCTACTTCCTGCAGGCCGCCGCCGGCCTGATCGAGCAGGCGGATCAGTACCGCATTCACCGCACGGTCAATCCGCCCCCGGTTGTGACGAGCATTGAAGCGCCGGCCCAGCGCACCTTCCCGGGCGAAAAAACGATGTTCACCCCACGGGAAGACGATGTCGCCAGGCTCCTCGTGACCGGGGCGACCGCCAAGGAAATCGGCAACACGCTCGGCATCTCGCATCGCACCGTCGAGAGCCATCTCGAGCACATGAAGCAGAAACTCGGGTGCACGAAGAAATCGATGCTCGTCAAGGAGCTCCTTGCGAAACAGCATGCCCATTACCTGATGCATCAATAG
- a CDS encoding c-type cytochrome: MPNDKSAPPPTRQEQREHAEPGESQTPIPLGIKLLVAVLIVWGIYYIANAPINAPSSLGDGRTVADLEKGKAGGGSGAADGAALFASRCAACHQATGQGLPGVFPPLAGSEWVQGRPETVAAIVLHGIAGPLTVKGAKFNGAMPTFSDQLSDAEIAAVLSYVRSQWGNAAAPILAQAVTQVRDATKGRNAPYNGDDELGKLKW, translated from the coding sequence ATGCCGAACGACAAGTCTGCCCCGCCGCCGACCCGGCAAGAGCAGCGCGAGCACGCCGAGCCCGGCGAATCCCAGACGCCCATTCCCCTGGGTATCAAGCTGCTGGTGGCGGTGCTGATCGTGTGGGGGATCTATTACATCGCGAATGCCCCGATCAACGCCCCTTCCAGTCTCGGGGATGGCCGGACCGTGGCCGATCTCGAAAAGGGGAAGGCTGGCGGCGGCAGTGGTGCCGCCGACGGCGCGGCCCTGTTCGCTTCGCGCTGCGCGGCGTGCCATCAGGCGACCGGCCAGGGCTTGCCCGGGGTGTTCCCTCCGCTGGCGGGTTCGGAATGGGTGCAGGGGCGCCCGGAGACCGTGGCCGCCATCGTCCTGCACGGCATCGCCGGCCCGCTGACGGTCAAGGGGGCCAAGTTCAACGGCGCGATGCCCACGTTCAGCGACCAGCTCAGCGATGCCGAGATCGCTGCCGTGCTGAGCTATGTGCGGAGCCAGTGGGGCAACGCGGCGGCGCCCATCCTCGCGCAAGCGGTCACCCAGGTGCGCGACGCGACCAAGGGACGCAACGCGCCCTACAACGGTGACGACGAACTCGGCAAGCTCAAATGGTGA
- a CDS encoding SCO family protein, with amino-acid sequence MHELPNAASRDRQPGSSSTPPSLWAAGIACLALGIGFVAALSGLTRGLQVWTLDDRRSLAVAEGRLIAPPVALRDAGGRRFVPWTPAARTDRVYLVDFIYTRCATVCVALGAEFFQLQQRIRAGALAGRVELLSVSIDPDHDDARSLAAYGLQQHADPAAWRIGAPLTAASKDALLRSLDVVAIPDGLGGYVHNGEIHLIDARGVVRGLYDYSAFNDALAAAQQALR; translated from the coding sequence ATGCATGAATTGCCGAACGCGGCGTCCCGGGACCGGCAGCCAGGCTCGTCCTCGACGCCGCCGAGCCTGTGGGCGGCCGGCATCGCTTGCCTGGCGCTGGGCATCGGCTTCGTCGCCGCGCTGTCTGGCCTCACCCGTGGCTTGCAAGTGTGGACGCTGGACGATCGCCGCAGCCTGGCGGTCGCCGAGGGCCGGTTGATCGCGCCGCCCGTGGCGCTGCGCGATGCGGGCGGGCGCCGCTTTGTGCCATGGACGCCGGCGGCCCGCACCGACCGTGTCTATCTGGTGGATTTCATCTATACCCGCTGCGCCACCGTGTGCGTTGCGCTGGGCGCCGAGTTCTTTCAGCTCCAGCAGCGCATCCGCGCCGGCGCGCTGGCGGGCCGTGTCGAACTCCTGTCCGTTTCCATCGACCCCGACCACGACGATGCACGAAGCCTTGCTGCGTATGGCCTCCAGCAGCATGCGGACCCTGCCGCCTGGCGCATCGGCGCGCCGCTGACCGCCGCATCGAAGGACGCGCTGCTGCGCTCGCTCGATGTCGTCGCGATACCGGACGGGCTGGGCGGATACGTGCACAACGGCGAGATCCACCTCATCGACGCGCGCGGCGTCGTGCGCGGTCTTTACGACTACAGCGCGTTCAATGACGCGCTGGCCGCGGCACAGCAGGCGTTGCGATGA
- a CDS encoding thiamine phosphate synthase codes for MRSVSLPDFYQVTPEPAGSPDFEPFFAELTDTLRSGVRLLQLRAKRLDAREHLAVAQRTQDLCRQFGTILMFNGPIDMAREAGCDGVHLSSDALMSLRSRPVPETVLVSAACHSAEQLEQATRMAVDFVTLSPVLPTRTHPEAEPLGWERFAALVQGARIPVFALGGMRPDMLDQAKQAGAWGIAAISATWRRPSAGG; via the coding sequence ATGAGAAGCGTTTCCCTTCCGGATTTCTACCAGGTCACGCCCGAGCCGGCCGGCTCGCCAGATTTTGAGCCGTTCTTCGCTGAACTGACCGACACGCTTCGGTCGGGTGTCCGCCTGCTTCAGCTTCGCGCAAAGCGGTTGGATGCGCGCGAGCACCTGGCGGTCGCGCAAAGGACGCAGGATCTGTGCCGCCAGTTCGGGACGATTCTGATGTTCAATGGCCCGATCGACATGGCCCGCGAGGCCGGCTGCGATGGTGTGCACCTGAGCAGCGATGCATTGATGTCGCTGCGGTCGAGGCCCGTGCCTGAGACGGTGCTGGTGTCCGCGGCCTGCCATAGCGCTGAGCAGCTGGAGCAAGCCACCAGGATGGCGGTGGACTTTGTGACCCTGTCCCCGGTCTTGCCGACGCGCACGCATCCGGAGGCCGAGCCGCTCGGCTGGGAGCGCTTCGCCGCGCTGGTTCAGGGGGCGCGCATCCCGGTGTTCGCGCTGGGCGGCATGCGCCCGGACATGCTCGATCAAGCCAAGCAGGCCGGCGCCTGGGGCATCGCGGCGATTTCCGCGACCTGGCGCCGCCCATCTGCCGGCGGCTGA
- a CDS encoding MFS transporter, whose product MQAKDRGWPAGPAASMVRQGAADGIAALVGAGGRPADGVLSPVKAQDPPRGGYAAVRASLASLLGSTIEWYDFFLYGAASALVFNQVFFPKLGALSGAIAAFGTYGLGFVVRPLGALAFGHFGDRLGRKTVLLASLLAMGLPTVLIGLLPSYDAIGYLAPLLLIVLRLVQGFAVGGEWGAVILAVEHASPRFKGLLGGLSQTGVAAGLTLSSLAMTAVSAMGHEAMLNWAWRIPFVAGGLLVALGWLLRRNVDETPEFVSAKQQGRCLKYPVGNVFKDHAGALLSVAGARVAEISFFYIVTAFTLWYATKQLGLPGAWCLNGVTLGAAAATFLMPLCGMLGDRWGARRIYIAGIVTALLWILPFFMLVNTRTMAWVVLAEAVSVVLSFSMAAQQASLFVQQFPVMARYTGASLAVNIAGALGGLAPIVATALLGNVPDGVTYIAGYVAALAVISIASALRLRKV is encoded by the coding sequence ATGCAAGCGAAAGATAGGGGCTGGCCGGCCGGGCCGGCGGCTTCGATGGTGCGGCAGGGCGCTGCGGACGGCATCGCTGCACTGGTCGGCGCCGGCGGCCGCCCCGCGGATGGGGTGCTCAGCCCTGTCAAGGCACAGGATCCGCCGCGCGGCGGCTATGCGGCAGTGCGGGCCAGTCTCGCGAGCCTGCTGGGCAGCACGATCGAGTGGTACGACTTCTTTCTGTACGGGGCGGCGTCCGCACTGGTGTTCAACCAGGTCTTCTTTCCGAAGCTGGGCGCGCTGAGCGGCGCCATTGCGGCGTTCGGCACGTACGGGCTGGGCTTCGTGGTGCGCCCGCTCGGCGCGCTCGCCTTCGGCCACTTCGGTGATCGCCTGGGCCGGAAAACCGTCTTGCTGGCCTCGCTGCTGGCGATGGGGTTGCCGACGGTGCTGATCGGCCTGCTGCCGTCGTACGACGCCATCGGCTATCTTGCGCCGCTTCTGCTGATCGTCCTGCGGCTCGTTCAGGGCTTTGCCGTGGGCGGGGAGTGGGGCGCGGTCATTCTTGCGGTCGAGCACGCGTCGCCGCGTTTCAAGGGGCTACTGGGCGGGTTGTCGCAGACCGGGGTGGCGGCGGGGCTGACCTTGTCGTCGCTTGCCATGACTGCCGTGAGCGCGATGGGCCACGAGGCGATGCTGAACTGGGCGTGGCGGATTCCGTTCGTCGCGGGCGGGCTGCTGGTCGCGCTCGGGTGGCTGCTGCGCCGCAACGTCGACGAGACGCCCGAGTTCGTCTCGGCCAAGCAGCAGGGGCGGTGCCTGAAATACCCTGTCGGCAACGTCTTCAAGGACCATGCCGGCGCGCTGCTGAGCGTGGCCGGCGCGCGCGTCGCGGAGATCTCGTTCTTCTATATCGTGACGGCCTTCACGCTCTGGTACGCGACCAAGCAGCTCGGCCTCCCCGGCGCCTGGTGCCTCAACGGCGTCACGCTGGGCGCGGCGGCGGCGACGTTCCTGATGCCGCTGTGCGGCATGCTGGGAGACCGATGGGGCGCGCGCCGGATCTATATCGCCGGCATTGTCACGGCGTTGCTCTGGATCCTTCCGTTCTTCATGCTGGTGAACACCCGCACGATGGCGTGGGTGGTCCTGGCCGAGGCGGTCAGCGTCGTGCTGTCGTTCTCCATGGCGGCCCAGCAGGCCAGTCTCTTTGTGCAGCAGTTTCCGGTGATGGCGAGATATACCGGTGCATCGCTTGCCGTCAACATCGCCGGGGCATTGGGCGGGCTGGCGCCGATCGTCGCCACCGCGCTGCTCGGGAACGTGCCGGACGGCGTCACTTATATTGCGGGCTACGTGGCCGCTTTGGCGGTCATTTCGATCGCCAGCGCGCTACGGCTCAGGAAAGTCTGA
- a CDS encoding iron-containing alcohol dehydrogenase: MAYIYYLTHIHLGYDALAQLPAECARLGIRRPLLVTDKGVVGAGLAQRVLDALGMEGVPLFDDTPANPTEAMVMAAAACYRQQRCDGLIAVGGGSSIDLAKGAAIAATHPGGLTCYATVEGGSDRITQAVPPLIAVPTTAGSGSEVARGAALIVKDGRKLSFHSWHLVPRSAICDPGLTLGLPATLTAGTGMDAVTHCIETFLAPAFNPPAEGIALDGLERAWAHIERATHDGDDRDARLHMMSASLQGAMAFQKGVGCAHALSHALGAIAIGGQTQLHHGTLNAVLLPAVLRFNETAASVVAQRRYVRLRRAMGLPEDADLAQAVYDMNVRLGLPTGLRQLGLDESTFDRVIGNARADYCHRTNPREATPADYRRMLCESL; encoded by the coding sequence ATGGCCTACATCTATTACCTGACGCACATCCATCTCGGCTACGACGCGCTCGCCCAACTGCCCGCGGAATGCGCGCGGCTCGGCATCCGCCGGCCGCTGCTCGTCACGGACAAGGGGGTGGTCGGGGCGGGCCTCGCGCAGCGCGTGCTGGATGCGCTGGGCATGGAGGGCGTGCCCCTGTTCGACGACACGCCCGCCAACCCGACCGAGGCGATGGTCATGGCCGCCGCGGCGTGCTACCGCCAGCAGCGTTGCGACGGGCTGATCGCCGTGGGTGGAGGCTCGTCCATCGATCTCGCGAAAGGCGCGGCCATCGCCGCCACGCACCCGGGCGGGCTGACGTGCTACGCGACGGTCGAAGGCGGCAGCGATCGCATCACCCAGGCCGTACCGCCCCTGATCGCCGTGCCGACGACCGCCGGCAGCGGCAGCGAAGTGGCGCGGGGCGCCGCCCTGATCGTCAAAGACGGGCGCAAGCTGAGCTTTCATTCGTGGCATCTGGTGCCCAGGTCCGCCATCTGCGATCCGGGGCTGACGCTCGGACTGCCCGCGACGCTGACCGCGGGGACCGGCATGGACGCCGTCACCCACTGCATCGAGACCTTCCTTGCGCCGGCGTTCAATCCGCCCGCCGAGGGCATCGCCCTCGACGGCCTGGAGCGCGCATGGGCCCACATCGAGCGCGCCACCCACGACGGCGACGACCGCGACGCGCGCCTACACATGATGAGCGCATCGCTGCAGGGCGCGATGGCGTTCCAGAAGGGCGTCGGCTGCGCGCATGCGCTGTCGCACGCGCTGGGCGCCATCGCGATCGGCGGCCAGACGCAACTGCATCACGGCACGCTCAACGCCGTCCTGCTGCCAGCCGTGCTGCGCTTCAACGAGACGGCGGCCAGCGTGGTCGCGCAGCGGCGCTACGTGCGCCTGCGCCGCGCGATGGGCCTGCCGGAGGATGCCGACCTCGCCCAGGCGGTCTACGACATGAACGTCCGCCTCGGGCTGCCGACCGGCCTCAGGCAATTGGGCCTGGACGAAAGCACGTTCGACCGCGTGATCGGCAATGCGCGGGCGGACTATTGCCACCGGACGAATCCGCGTGAAGCGACGCCGGCCGACTACCGGCGCATGCTGTGCGAATCGCTGTGA
- a CDS encoding cbb3-type cytochrome c oxidase subunit II gives MRNVTFLIASGMFMLALATSALVVLPFLQLHELKAPKDLKPYTAAELRGRQVYISNGCVYCHSQQPRDASFAPDAKRGWGRASVAADYYYDHPHLLGTMRTGPDLFNIGARQPSADWHLGHLYQPRAYVAQSIMPSYPYLFDEKDAADQGDRVVILPPGVAPPGKVVVATPEALDLVAYLKALDHTYAALAAPDAVAGKAGKPAAAN, from the coding sequence ATGAGGAACGTCACCTTCCTGATCGCATCGGGCATGTTCATGCTGGCGCTGGCCACCAGCGCATTGGTGGTCTTGCCGTTCCTGCAGCTGCATGAATTGAAGGCGCCCAAGGACCTCAAGCCGTACACCGCGGCCGAGCTGCGCGGGCGCCAGGTCTATATCAGCAACGGCTGCGTCTATTGCCATTCGCAGCAGCCACGGGATGCCTCCTTTGCGCCCGATGCCAAGCGCGGCTGGGGGCGGGCGTCGGTGGCGGCGGACTACTACTACGATCACCCGCATCTGCTCGGCACCATGCGCACCGGCCCTGACCTGTTCAACATCGGTGCGCGCCAACCCAGCGCCGACTGGCACCTCGGCCACCTGTACCAGCCGCGCGCCTACGTCGCGCAGAGCATCATGCCGAGCTATCCGTATCTGTTCGACGAGAAAGACGCGGCCGACCAGGGCGATCGCGTGGTGATCCTGCCGCCGGGCGTGGCGCCGCCGGGCAAGGTGGTCGTGGCGACGCCCGAGGCGCTCGATCTGGTGGCTTATCTGAAGGCGCTCGACCATACGTATGCGGCGCTTGCCGCGCCGGACGCCGTGGCCGGCAAGGCCGGCAAGCCCGCGGCCGCCAACTAG
- a CDS encoding methyl-accepting chemotaxis protein, translating into MNFTRSMTVKALLWLAFASLTVLMLALAGIAVNSMSEAGNQASRYASGIGARTATMEAYRAAFHRHAISVQRVMLAADPAELAAARSMEEKAAAEVGAVLAQFNELQAHATGLDEDERSIAANINRLQRSYQDASEQMLARAASDRQRAVAKLNEARPLAAELEQQIEHYLRHSQELAVQTVQNAATYAASRCKLMIAIGLIAVGLALFFATTIVRCLMRTLGAEPRVLKTVTQRIADGNLDPIPGAKGAAAGSVLGAMAQMQDRLTHLITQIRTTADSVVIGAGEIASGNQDLSSRTEQQAASLQETAANMDELTSTVRHNADNARQANQLAASACEIATRGGAVVGEVVTTMQDIEASSNKVVDIIGTIESIAFQTNILALNAAVEAARAGEQGRGFAVVAGEVRSLAQRSASAAKEIKQLIGNAAGKVQSGSALVERAGATMRETVQAVQQVVDIMGEIDAASEAQSLGIGQVNQAVGQMDQVTQQNAALVEQAAAAAQSLEEQATQLKAAVSVFKVADAIPLTSAVRPPKRNGSLPTRTLTTARAVPAHAPGAKPAAAALPLTSKTNEAWETF; encoded by the coding sequence ATGAACTTCACCCGAAGCATGACCGTGAAAGCCTTGCTGTGGCTGGCCTTCGCGTCGCTGACCGTTCTGATGCTCGCGCTGGCCGGCATCGCCGTGAACTCGATGAGCGAAGCCGGCAATCAGGCTTCCCGCTACGCCTCGGGCATCGGGGCCCGCACCGCAACGATGGAGGCGTATCGTGCGGCCTTCCACCGGCATGCCATCTCGGTACAGCGCGTGATGCTGGCGGCGGATCCGGCCGAACTGGCGGCCGCGCGATCGATGGAGGAGAAAGCAGCGGCCGAGGTCGGCGCCGTCCTGGCGCAATTCAACGAGCTGCAGGCGCACGCAACCGGGCTGGATGAGGACGAACGCTCCATCGCGGCGAACATCAACCGATTGCAGCGTTCCTACCAGGACGCCTCCGAACAGATGCTGGCGCGCGCCGCGTCGGATCGGCAGCGCGCCGTGGCCAAGCTGAACGAAGCGCGCCCCCTTGCCGCGGAACTCGAACAGCAGATCGAGCACTACCTGCGGCACTCCCAGGAGCTCGCCGTGCAAACCGTCCAGAATGCGGCCACCTATGCGGCCAGCCGCTGCAAGCTGATGATCGCGATCGGCCTGATCGCGGTCGGGCTGGCGCTCTTCTTTGCGACGACCATCGTGCGCTGTCTGATGCGCACGCTCGGCGCCGAGCCCCGTGTCCTGAAAACCGTCACCCAGCGGATCGCCGACGGCAATCTCGATCCCATCCCCGGCGCGAAGGGCGCCGCTGCGGGCAGCGTGCTCGGTGCCATGGCGCAGATGCAGGACAGGCTGACCCACCTCATCACGCAGATCCGCACAACCGCTGACAGCGTCGTGATCGGCGCCGGCGAGATTGCCTCCGGCAACCAGGATCTCTCCTCCCGCACCGAGCAGCAAGCTGCCTCCCTGCAGGAGACGGCGGCCAACATGGACGAGCTCACGTCAACCGTCAGGCACAACGCCGACAACGCGCGGCAGGCCAATCAGCTGGCGGCAAGCGCGTGCGAGATCGCCACCCGCGGCGGCGCGGTGGTCGGCGAGGTCGTCACCACCATGCAGGACATCGAGGCCAGCTCGAACAAGGTCGTCGATATCATCGGCACCATCGAGAGCATCGCGTTCCAGACCAATATCCTGGCCTTGAACGCGGCCGTGGAAGCCGCCCGCGCCGGTGAACAGGGCCGGGGCTTCGCGGTCGTCGCCGGCGAGGTCCGCTCGCTCGCGCAGCGCAGCGCGAGCGCGGCAAAGGAGATCAAGCAGCTCATCGGGAACGCCGCCGGCAAGGTGCAAAGCGGCTCCGCGCTGGTCGAGCGCGCCGGCGCGACGATGCGCGAAACCGTACAGGCGGTGCAGCAGGTGGTGGACATCATGGGCGAGATCGATGCCGCCTCGGAAGCGCAAAGCCTCGGCATCGGGCAAGTCAACCAGGCGGTAGGTCAGATGGACCAGGTCACGCAGCAGAATGCGGCGCTGGTCGAGCAGGCGGCGGCAGCGGCGCAGTCGCTCGAAGAACAGGCCACCCAGTTGAAGGCCGCGGTCTCGGTGTTCAAGGTTGCCGACGCCATCCCGTTGACATCCGCCGTGCGCCCGCCGAAACGCAATGGGTCCCTTCCCACACGCACATTGACGACTGCCAGGGCTGTTCCCGCGCACGCGCCTGGTGCCAAGCCGGCCGCGGCGGCGCTGCCTTTGACGTCCAAGACGAACGAGGCGTGGGAGACGTTCTGA
- a CDS encoding cbb3-type cytochrome c oxidase subunit I, producing the protein MSTVSILLSAFILSAVGLLMFIVSTRYGLLDGSQGAAGIIFGRDEIGRPEEPAATGEQRTALEGISAAAEPSAPPATSDQDLAARAAADRSSSLVVFVFLCSAMVWLLVASLAGLTASLKLHLPDALATQAWLSFGRIRTIHLNAVAYGWAPMAGLGIAQFVLPRVLKTPLVGGNFAVLGAMMWNAGVVAGLGSIAVGLSDGLEWLEIPWQIGVLFAVGGALVGIPLVLTLLATRVSHLYVSVWYMGCALFWFPVLYLVAKVPYVHFGVEQATMNWWFGHSVLGLFYTPLALASIYYFLPKIIGKPIQSYGLSLLGFWTLAFLYGQVGGHHLVGGPVPGWLVTLSIVQSMMMLIPVVAFSVNLHQTMRGHFKALLYSPTLRFVTFGGMMYTLSSVQGSFEALRSVNVITHFTHYTVGHAHLGLYAFVSFVFFGSIYFIVPRITQREWPYPSLITAHFWCAAIGIGIYFVALTIAGTLQGLAMLDASRPFIDSVTVTVPYLEARSVGGSLMVLGHLLFVIHFACVIFGLGPNRDKPAMFALADVPKAGAGS; encoded by the coding sequence ATGAGCACGGTCTCCATCCTTTTGTCTGCTTTCATCCTTTCCGCGGTCGGCCTGCTCATGTTCATCGTGAGCACCCGCTATGGGCTGCTGGATGGCTCCCAAGGCGCGGCGGGCATCATCTTCGGCCGCGACGAGATCGGCCGACCCGAAGAGCCCGCGGCGACCGGCGAACAGCGGACCGCGCTGGAAGGCATCAGCGCCGCCGCCGAGCCCTCCGCGCCCCCCGCCACCTCCGACCAGGACCTGGCCGCCCGCGCAGCCGCCGACCGCTCATCGTCGCTGGTCGTCTTCGTGTTCTTGTGCAGTGCGATGGTGTGGCTGCTGGTGGCTTCCCTGGCGGGGCTGACCGCGTCGCTCAAGCTGCATCTTCCCGATGCGCTTGCCACGCAGGCGTGGCTGTCGTTCGGACGCATCCGCACCATCCACCTGAATGCGGTGGCCTACGGCTGGGCGCCGATGGCCGGCCTGGGCATTGCGCAGTTCGTCCTGCCCCGCGTGCTGAAAACCCCCCTGGTGGGCGGAAACTTCGCGGTCCTGGGGGCGATGATGTGGAATGCCGGCGTCGTTGCGGGCCTGGGCAGCATCGCGGTCGGTCTGTCCGACGGGCTCGAATGGCTGGAGATTCCCTGGCAGATCGGCGTCCTGTTTGCCGTGGGGGGCGCCCTGGTCGGCATCCCCCTGGTGCTGACGCTGTTGGCGACCCGGGTCAGCCATCTCTATGTGTCGGTCTGGTACATGGGCTGCGCGCTCTTCTGGTTTCCCGTGCTGTACCTGGTGGCGAAGGTGCCCTACGTGCATTTCGGGGTCGAGCAGGCGACCATGAACTGGTGGTTCGGGCATAGCGTGCTGGGGCTGTTTTACACGCCGCTCGCGCTGGCCTCCATCTACTACTTCCTGCCCAAGATCATCGGCAAGCCGATCCAGTCGTACGGCCTGTCGCTGCTCGGGTTCTGGACGCTCGCGTTCCTGTATGGGCAGGTGGGCGGCCACCATCTCGTGGGCGGGCCGGTGCCCGGCTGGCTGGTCACGCTGTCCATCGTGCAGAGCATGATGATGCTGATACCGGTGGTCGCGTTCTCGGTCAATCTGCATCAGACCATGCGGGGCCATTTCAAGGCGCTGCTGTATTCGCCCACGCTGCGGTTCGTGACCTTCGGCGGGATGATGTACACCCTGAGTTCGGTGCAGGGGTCGTTCGAAGCGCTGCGCAGCGTCAACGTCATCACGCATTTCACGCATTACACGGTGGGCCACGCCCATCTCGGGCTGTATGCGTTCGTCAGCTTCGTCTTCTTCGGCTCGATCTACTTCATCGTGCCGCGCATCACGCAGCGCGAGTGGCCGTATCCGAGCCTGATCACGGCGCATTTCTGGTGTGCCGCCATCGGCATCGGCATCTACTTCGTCGCCCTGACCATCGCGGGCACGCTCCAGGGCCTGGCCATGCTCGATGCGTCGCGGCCGTTCATCGATTCGGTCACGGTGACGGTGCCGTACCTGGAGGCCCGCTCCGTCGGCGGCTCGCTGATGGTGCTGGGCCACCTGCTGTTCGTCATCCACTTCGCCTGCGTCATCTTCGGGCTGGGCCCGAACCGGGACAAGCCGGCGATGTTCGCCCTCGCTGATGTGCCCAAAGCGGGAGCCGGCTCATGA
- a CDS encoding response regulator — protein MTIRILLIDDHTLFRSGIRLLLQRQPDFEVVDEAADGLEGIKLAKRHRPDVILLDLNMPGLSGLETLQLLAQDLPDTAVVMLTVSEEADELKAALRDGARGYLVKNIEADTLVAGVRRAAAGEPVISESMTAKLVAHFRAPEKAAPAAPAASVSADRLTPRERDIVRGLARGESNKEIARALDVAESTVKIHVQNILKKLNLTSRVQVAVYAVEHGLNSA, from the coding sequence ATGACCATCCGCATCCTGCTCATCGACGACCACACCCTGTTCCGCTCGGGCATCCGGCTCCTGCTGCAGCGGCAGCCGGACTTCGAGGTCGTCGACGAAGCCGCCGACGGGCTGGAGGGCATCAAGCTCGCCAAGCGGCACCGGCCCGACGTGATCCTGCTCGACCTGAACATGCCGGGGCTGTCCGGGCTGGAAACCCTGCAACTGCTGGCGCAAGACCTGCCGGATACGGCCGTGGTGATGCTGACCGTGTCCGAAGAGGCCGACGAATTGAAGGCCGCGCTGCGCGACGGCGCACGCGGCTACCTGGTGAAGAACATCGAGGCGGACACCCTGGTGGCGGGCGTGCGCCGCGCGGCGGCCGGCGAGCCCGTCATCTCGGAGAGCATGACGGCCAAGCTGGTCGCGCATTTCCGCGCGCCGGAAAAGGCCGCGCCGGCCGCCCCCGCCGCCTCCGTCAGCGCCGACCGGCTCACCCCGCGCGAGCGCGATATCGTCCGGGGCCTGGCACGCGGCGAAAGCAACAAGGAAATCGCCCGCGCACTGGACGTGGCCGAGAGCACGGTGAAGATCCACGTGCAGAACATCCTCAAGAAGCTCAACCTGACCAGCCGGGTGCAAGTAGCCGTCTATGCCGTCGAACATGGGCTGAACAGCGCCTGA